Proteins encoded by one window of Sorex araneus isolate mSorAra2 chromosome 3, mSorAra2.pri, whole genome shotgun sequence:
- the WBP2 gene encoding WW domain-binding protein 2 isoform X2 yields the protein MALNKNHSEGGGVIVNNTESILMTYEHVELTLNDMKTVPEAFKGTKKGTIYLTPYRVIFLSKGKDPLQSFMMPFYLMKDCEIKQPVFGANYIKGTVKAEAGGGWEGEATYKLTFTAGGAIEFGQRMLQVASQDFYPGPPMMDGAMGYAQPPPPPYPGPMDPPPVSGPNAPSTSAAEAKAAEAAASAYYNPGNPHNVYMPASQPPPPPYYPPEDKKTQ from the exons ATGGCGCTCAACAAGAACCACTCGGAGGGCGGCGGAGTGATCGTCAACAACACCGAGAG CATCCTCATGACCTACGAGCATGTGGAACTCACGCTCAACGACATGAAGACCGTGCCGGAGGCCTTCAAAGGGACCAAGAAAGGCACCATCTACCTGACCCCCTACCGG GTCATCTTCCTGTCCAAGGGCAAGGACCCCCTGCAGTCCTTCATGATGCCCTTCTACCTGATGAAGGACTGCGAGATCAAGCAGCCCGTGTTCGGCGCCAACTACATCAAGGGGACAGTGAAGGCCGAAGCCGGAG GCGGCTGGGAAGGCGAGGCCACCTACAAGCTGACCTTCACGGCCGGGGGCGCCATCGAGTTCGGCCAGCGGATGCTGCAGGTGGCTTCCCAAG ACTTCTACCCGGGGCCGCCCATGATGGACGGGGCCATGGGCTACGCgcagcccccgccgccgccctaCCCGGGGCCCATGGACCCGCCTCCGGTCAGCGGCCCCAATGCCCCCTCGACGTCCGCAG CGGAAGCCAAGGCGGCGGAGGCGGCTGCCAGCGCCTACTACAACCCGGGCAACCCGCACAACGTGTACATGCCCGCG AgccagccgcccccgcccccctactACCCCCCGGAGGACAAGAAGACGCAGTAG
- the WBP2 gene encoding WW domain-binding protein 2 isoform X1, whose product MALNKNHSEGGGVIVNNTESILMTYEHVELTLNDMKTVPEAFKGTKKGTIYLTPYRVIFLSKGKDPLQSFMMPFYLMKDCEIKQPVFGANYIKGTVKAEAGGGWEGEATYKLTFTAGGAIEFGQRMLQVASQASRGEVPNGAYGYPYMPSGAYVFPPPVANGMYPYPPGYPYQAPPPDFYPGPPMMDGAMGYAQPPPPPYPGPMDPPPVSGPNAPSTSAAEAKAAEAAASAYYNPGNPHNVYMPASQPPPPPYYPPEDKKTQ is encoded by the exons ATGGCGCTCAACAAGAACCACTCGGAGGGCGGCGGAGTGATCGTCAACAACACCGAGAG CATCCTCATGACCTACGAGCATGTGGAACTCACGCTCAACGACATGAAGACCGTGCCGGAGGCCTTCAAAGGGACCAAGAAAGGCACCATCTACCTGACCCCCTACCGG GTCATCTTCCTGTCCAAGGGCAAGGACCCCCTGCAGTCCTTCATGATGCCCTTCTACCTGATGAAGGACTGCGAGATCAAGCAGCCCGTGTTCGGCGCCAACTACATCAAGGGGACAGTGAAGGCCGAAGCCGGAG GCGGCTGGGAAGGCGAGGCCACCTACAAGCTGACCTTCACGGCCGGGGGCGCCATCGAGTTCGGCCAGCGGATGCTGCAGGTGGCTTCCCAAG CGTCCCGAGGTGAGGTCCCCAATGGAGCGTACGGCTACCCCTACATGCCCAGCGGGGCCTATGTGTTCCCCCCGCCCGTCGCCAATGGAATGTACCCCTACCCTCCGGGCTACCCCTACCAAGCGCCCCCACCTG ACTTCTACCCGGGGCCGCCCATGATGGACGGGGCCATGGGCTACGCgcagcccccgccgccgccctaCCCGGGGCCCATGGACCCGCCTCCGGTCAGCGGCCCCAATGCCCCCTCGACGTCCGCAG CGGAAGCCAAGGCGGCGGAGGCGGCTGCCAGCGCCTACTACAACCCGGGCAACCCGCACAACGTGTACATGCCCGCG AgccagccgcccccgcccccctactACCCCCCGGAGGACAAGAAGACGCAGTAG